A single window of Danio rerio strain Tuebingen ecotype United States chromosome 15, GRCz12tu, whole genome shotgun sequence DNA harbors:
- the pimr135 gene encoding serine/threonine-protein kinase pim-2-like yields the protein MLFTVLGVIALFLRERNTYSTVSGQDESFDRQKGLVTVHPVAKRDGREIGDSCEESSLHLEEQIKVPTDQPSLEEPVDGQSEEPSLVEPVTVPGEEQSLVEPDSVHSEEHACKSAKPGYNHDDPPNVVSAKPGCSPNDPLNVVSAKPGCSHDDPQIVVSAKPGCSHDDPSKVVSAKPGCSHDDPPNVVSAKPGCSPNEPLNVVSAKPGCSHDDPQIVVSAKLGCSHDDPPEVVSAKLGCKDVGKDATCQTKGAVPPQPKKKDKDTNIIEINSEHYEIGAELGKGGYGSVFAGTRLKDGLQVAVKIAVFRPKRLFHVDDLNQLLPAEIALHFLATKGPEVKELVQLLDWKVEAGRYFMVLERPIPCVSVGDFLRDHRGRIPEDVLRKIMFHTTIAAETCHSRGVLHRDIKPDNLLMNPQTFEVKLTDFGCSVHLTKDYYTTYLGTEQFIPPEFKRGGYYFGDSATVWSLGILQFLLMYKKFPENPDLRRIKNKTFYQFGRSEECCDFISGCLQTNPWSRSKLHALRVHAWFKKIIRKI from the exons ATGTTATTTACCGTACTCGGAGTAATTGCTCTCTTCCTGAGAGAAAGAAACACCTATTCCACCGTCTCAGGTCAAGATGAAAGCTTCGACCGTCAAAAAGGATTGGTCACAGTACACCCTGTGGCCAAACGTGATG GTCGAGAAATCGGTGACTCGTGTGAAGAATCATCTTTGCACCTGGAAGAACAGATCAAGGTTCCGACTGACCAACCGTCACTGGAGGAACCTGTTGATGGTCAGAGCgaagaaccatcactggtagagcctgtcaCTGTTCCCGGTGAAGAAcaatcactggtagagcctgacagtgttcacaGTGAAGAACACGCCTGCAAGTCTGCTAAGCCCGGTTATAATCATGATGAccctccaaatgtggtctctgCTAAGCCCGGCTGTAGTCCTAATGACCCTTTAAATGTGGTCTCTGCTAAGCCTGGCTGTAGTCATGATGACCCTCAAATTGTGGTCTCTGCTAAGCCTGGCTGTAGTCATGATGACCCTTCAAAAGTGGTCTCTGCTAAGCCCGGCTGTAGTCATGATGACCCTCCAAATGTGGTATCTGCTAAGCCCGGCTGTAGTCCTAATGAACCTTTAAATGTGGTCTCTGCTAAGCCTGGCTGTAGTCATGATGACCCTCAAATTGTGGTCTCTGCTAAGCTTGGCTGTAGTCATGATGACCCTCCAGAAGTGGTCTCTGCTAAGCTCGGCTGTAAAGATGTTGGTAAAGATGCAACCTGTCAGACAAAGGGCGCTGTTCCACCTCAGCCAAAAAAGAAGGATAAAGACACAAACATCATTG AGATCAACTCAGAGCACTATGAAATCGGTGCTGAGCTGGGCAAAGGAGGCTATGGAAGCGTTTTCGCAGGAACCCGTTTAAAAGATGGCCTTCAGGTGGCAGTAAAAATTGCAGTTTTCAGGCCTAAGCGACTCTTCCATGTA GATGATTTGAACCAGCTACTTCCAGCGGAGATCGCTCTGCACTTTCTTGCCACTAAAGGCCCCGAGGTTAAAGAACTCGTTCAGCTTCTGGATTGGAAGGTGGAGGCTGGGCGCTACTTTATGGTCCTAGAGCGGCCCATACCCTGTGTGAGTGTAGGTGATTTTTTAAGAGACCACCGAGGCAGGATCCCAGAGGACGTGTTAAGGAAAATCATGTTCCACACAACAATTGCAGCTGAAACATGCCACTCACGCGGAGTGCTTCACCGTGACATCAAGCCTGACAACTTGCTGATGAACCCGCAAACCTTTGAAGTTAAACTGACTGACTTTGGTTGTAGTGTTCACCTTACTAAGGACTATTACACAACCTATTTGG GCACAGAGCAGTTTATCCCTCCTGAGTTTAAAAGGGGTGGCTATTACTTCGGTGATTCAGCGACAGTGTGGTCACTTGGGATTCTTCAGTTTTTGCTAATGTATAAAAAATTTCCAGAAAACCCTGACCTCCGCaggataaaaaacaaaactttttaccAGTTTGGAAGGTCAGAAG AATGCTGTGATTTCATCAGCGGTTGTCTGCAAACTAACCCCTGGTCTCGGAGTAAGCTGCATGCACTCCGTGTCCATGCCTGGTTTAAG aaaaTTATAAGAAAGATCtaa